In the genome of Calliopsis andreniformis isolate RMS-2024a chromosome 10, iyCalAndr_principal, whole genome shotgun sequence, one region contains:
- the LOC143185003 gene encoding protein-L-histidine N-pros-methyltransferase isoform X1 has protein sequence MAGVDAPMQRCTCDVRNVATTCSAVSQDAPTSRVVRRYRPHGSLARVLYDKQKADEQLEAYDKTQWYKVDSTKLREDLVRLWLPLGSGPQHDQPDKTAEIFLTKSAERSESLPLQAWHSLARSALSWFISRTSINGLLGRGSMHVFSSEQFQKLMEASGFSGPWHSLVDLGAGDGATTAHVAHLFEKVYATDISAPMRWALAKKKFTVLDVEKWYESGPFNVILCLNLLDRCDRPNTLLRRLKTSLSPGGRLVVALVLPFSPYVEVGERGNHKPSEYLPVKGNGLEGQIASLVDRVFAPMGLKCLAWSKLPYLCEGDLGQAYYFLDDVVFVLEAQPDTSRYFASEWTNADSEPWMKEQDDTHKHWNCNTGKSHL, from the exons ATGGCGGGTGTGGATGCGCCTATGCAAAGGTGCACCTGCGACGTCAGGAATGTGGCTACTACCTGTTCTGCTGTCAGTCAGGATGCACCCACGAGTAGAGTCGTGAGGAGGTACCGGCCCCATGGGAGCCTCGCCAGGGTGCTCTACGACAAGCAGAAGGCGGACGAGCAGCTCGAGGCCTACGACAAAACCCAG TGGTACAAAGTGGACAGCACAAAACTGCGAGAGGACTTGGTTCGTTTATGGCTTCCCCTCGGATCAGGACCTCAACACGATCAGCCAGACAAAACCGCTGAAATTTTTCTAACGAAATCCGCTGAAAGATCAGAGTCCCTGCCACTGCAAGCATGGCATTCTCTGGCAAGATCAGCCTTGTCCTGGTTTATCAGTCGCACTTCCATAAATGG GTTGCTCGGTCGCGGGTCAATGCACGTCTTTTCCAGCGAGCAATTTCAAAAGCTGATGGAAGCGAGCGGATTTTCGGGCCCGTGGCACTCATTGGTGGACTTGGGGGCGGGAGACGGTGCTACCACAGCTCACGTGGCTCACCTTTTCGAAAAGGTTTACGCTACAGACATATCTGCGCCCATGAGATGGGCCCTGGCCAAAAAGAAGTTTAC GGTGCTGGATGTAGAAAAATGGTACGAAAGCGGTCCTTTCAACGTCATACTCTGTCTAAACCTACTAGACCGATGCGATCGTCCTAACACTTTACTGAGACGTCTGAAGACGTCCCTAAGTCCTGGAGGTCGTCTCGTGGTGGCACTAGTCCTTCCTTTTAGCCCATACGTGGAAGTCGGTGAAAGGGGAAATCACAAGCCATCAGAATACTTGCCAGTGAAAGGAAACGGTTTAGAGGGCCAAATCGCCAGTCTCGTCGACAGAGTTTTCGCACCGATGGGCCTGAAATGTCTTGCATGGAGCAAGCTGCCTTACCTCTGCGAAGGTGATCTGGGCCAAGCATATTACTTTCTCGACGACGTAGTTTTCGTCCTAGAGGCACAACCT GATACCTCACGATATTTCGCTTCCGAATGGACGAACGCCGATTCTGAGCCATGGATGAAAGAACAGGATGACACGCACAAACATTGGAATTGTAACACAGGCAAGTCACACttgtaa
- the LOC143185002 gene encoding uncharacterized protein LOC143185002 isoform X2, producing MQTEMGPPGGGSGYPATPSSAGYVTEKMYMLLQAYLQNKGWNPSIELLQCFSEFKDASMIPSAAYLQMMASRIALDSQGRLVLRENGKIILPYEHFANAVMLKHMNGPHGLHLGLEGTVRAVMESYTIGRECFGMEKEFIIEVVQNCPNPACRYYKNQLELTQKMGHMAPTYIQDNETTASLLRSSFSHNTDFQASLSGANPNTHMGGGSSADLSEMRGAGNQMNLQRPPSRPSLNIPHRPVSQDKKVTAGKQHYESLVPNIPISDHKLTDFLRTNLDNLDSLSGLGLGNLQGIGNANKDLLALHNGAWPLESEKGSRSSNSEGGQEKIVRAFAEVMKNMARMKACVRPAMCKPYGKQSEALQKTLVDTIQLVQSLRSFLPPPHIPVSSWKNEDKHRLDHTGTPYLPSLKTGGLEELCEQRKLD from the exons ATGCAAACAGAAATGGGACCACCAGGCGGAGGCTCTGGGTACCCTGCTACACCAAGCAGTGCTGGTTACGTTACAGAGAAAATGTATATGTTGTTACAAGCTTATCTGCAGAACAAGGGATGGAATCCAAGCATCGAACTTCTACAATGTTTTTCTGAATTCAAGGATGCCTCTATGATACCTAGCGCTGCTTACTTGCA GATGATGGCATCAAGAATAGCTTTGGACTCTCAGGGGAGATTAGTCCTTAGAGAAAATGGAAAAATAATATTGCCCTATGAACACTTTGCCAATGCTGTGATGTTAAAACACATGAATGGTCCACATGGTTTACATTTGGGCCTAGAAGGCACAGTTAGAGCTGTTATGGAATCATACACTATTGGGCGTGAATGTTTTGGTATGGAGAAAGAATTTATAATAGAGGTGGTACAAAATTGTCCGAATCCTGCTTGTCGTTATTATAAAAATCAATTGGAATTAACACAAAAAATGGGACATATGGCACCAACTTATATCCAAGATAACGAAACAACAGCTTCTCTTTTACGAAGTAGTTTCTCTCACAATACAGATTTTCAAGCG AGTTTAAGTGGTGCTAATCCAAATACTCATATGGGAGGCGGATCTTCAGCAGATTTATCAGAAATGAGAGGTGCTGGAAACCAAATGAATCTTCAACGTCCTCCAAGCCGTCCATCATTAAATATTCCGCATCGGCCTGTGTCACAAGACAAGAAAGTTACCGCTGGGAAGCAACATTACGAGTCTTTAGTACCTAATATTCCTATATCCGACCATAAACTAACAGATTTTTTAAGAACAAATTTGGATAACTTGGACAGTCTCAGTGGACTTGGTTTAGGGAATCTGCAGGGAATAGGAAATGCAAATAAGGATTTGTTAGCCTTGCATAATGGAGCTTGGCCATTGGAAAGCGAAAAAGGATCTCGATCATCGAATTCCGAAG GTGGTCAAGAAAAAATAGTAAGAGCTTTTGCAGAAGTTATGAAGAATATGGCAAGAATGAAAGCTTGTGTACGTCCTGCAATGTGCAAACCATACGGGAAGCAATCGGAAGCTTTGCAAAAAA CACTGGTTGATACAATACAGCTTGTGCAATCATTGAGAAGTTTCCTGCCGCCTCCACATATTCCTGTTTCAAGCTGGAAAAATGAAGATAAACATCGATTAGATCATACGGGTACTCCTTATCTCCCATCATT AAAGACTGGAGGTTTAGAAGAGCTGTGCGAACAACGCAAGCTAGACTAA
- the LOC143185002 gene encoding uncharacterized protein LOC143185002 isoform X1 translates to MDLAETMKNIVAKGMQTEMGPPGGGSGYPATPSSAGYVTEKMYMLLQAYLQNKGWNPSIELLQCFSEFKDASMIPSAAYLQMMASRIALDSQGRLVLRENGKIILPYEHFANAVMLKHMNGPHGLHLGLEGTVRAVMESYTIGRECFGMEKEFIIEVVQNCPNPACRYYKNQLELTQKMGHMAPTYIQDNETTASLLRSSFSHNTDFQASLSGANPNTHMGGGSSADLSEMRGAGNQMNLQRPPSRPSLNIPHRPVSQDKKVTAGKQHYESLVPNIPISDHKLTDFLRTNLDNLDSLSGLGLGNLQGIGNANKDLLALHNGAWPLESEKGSRSSNSEGGQEKIVRAFAEVMKNMARMKACVRPAMCKPYGKQSEALQKTLVDTIQLVQSLRSFLPPPHIPVSSWKNEDKHRLDHTGTPYLPSLKTGGLEELCEQRKLD, encoded by the exons ATGGATTTGGCAGAAACTATGAAAAACATTGTTGCCAAAGGTATGCAAACAGAAATGGGACCACCAGGCGGAGGCTCTGGGTACCCTGCTACACCAAGCAGTGCTGGTTACGTTACAGAGAAAATGTATATGTTGTTACAAGCTTATCTGCAGAACAAGGGATGGAATCCAAGCATCGAACTTCTACAATGTTTTTCTGAATTCAAGGATGCCTCTATGATACCTAGCGCTGCTTACTTGCA GATGATGGCATCAAGAATAGCTTTGGACTCTCAGGGGAGATTAGTCCTTAGAGAAAATGGAAAAATAATATTGCCCTATGAACACTTTGCCAATGCTGTGATGTTAAAACACATGAATGGTCCACATGGTTTACATTTGGGCCTAGAAGGCACAGTTAGAGCTGTTATGGAATCATACACTATTGGGCGTGAATGTTTTGGTATGGAGAAAGAATTTATAATAGAGGTGGTACAAAATTGTCCGAATCCTGCTTGTCGTTATTATAAAAATCAATTGGAATTAACACAAAAAATGGGACATATGGCACCAACTTATATCCAAGATAACGAAACAACAGCTTCTCTTTTACGAAGTAGTTTCTCTCACAATACAGATTTTCAAGCG AGTTTAAGTGGTGCTAATCCAAATACTCATATGGGAGGCGGATCTTCAGCAGATTTATCAGAAATGAGAGGTGCTGGAAACCAAATGAATCTTCAACGTCCTCCAAGCCGTCCATCATTAAATATTCCGCATCGGCCTGTGTCACAAGACAAGAAAGTTACCGCTGGGAAGCAACATTACGAGTCTTTAGTACCTAATATTCCTATATCCGACCATAAACTAACAGATTTTTTAAGAACAAATTTGGATAACTTGGACAGTCTCAGTGGACTTGGTTTAGGGAATCTGCAGGGAATAGGAAATGCAAATAAGGATTTGTTAGCCTTGCATAATGGAGCTTGGCCATTGGAAAGCGAAAAAGGATCTCGATCATCGAATTCCGAAG GTGGTCAAGAAAAAATAGTAAGAGCTTTTGCAGAAGTTATGAAGAATATGGCAAGAATGAAAGCTTGTGTACGTCCTGCAATGTGCAAACCATACGGGAAGCAATCGGAAGCTTTGCAAAAAA CACTGGTTGATACAATACAGCTTGTGCAATCATTGAGAAGTTTCCTGCCGCCTCCACATATTCCTGTTTCAAGCTGGAAAAATGAAGATAAACATCGATTAGATCATACGGGTACTCCTTATCTCCCATCATT AAAGACTGGAGGTTTAGAAGAGCTGTGCGAACAACGCAAGCTAGACTAA
- the LOC143185003 gene encoding protein-L-histidine N-pros-methyltransferase isoform X2, whose amino-acid sequence MAGVDAPMQRCTCDVRNVATTCSAVSQDAPTSRVVRRYRPHGSLARVLYDKQKADEQLEAYDKTQWYKVDSTKLREDLVRLWLPLGSGPQHDQPDKTAEIFLTKSAERSESLPLQAWHSLARSALSWFISRTSINGLLGRGSMHVFSSEQFQKLMEASGFSGPWHSLVDLGAGDGATTAHVAHLFEKVYATDISAPMRWALAKKKFTVLDVEKWYESGPFNVILCLNLLDRCDRPNTLLRRLKTSLSPGGRLVVALVLPFSPYVEVGERGNHKPSEYLPVKGNGLEGQIASLVDRVFAPMGLKCLAWSKLPYLCEGDLGQAYYFLDDVVFVLEAQPDTSRYFASEWTNADSEPWMKEQDDTHKHWNCNTA is encoded by the exons ATGGCGGGTGTGGATGCGCCTATGCAAAGGTGCACCTGCGACGTCAGGAATGTGGCTACTACCTGTTCTGCTGTCAGTCAGGATGCACCCACGAGTAGAGTCGTGAGGAGGTACCGGCCCCATGGGAGCCTCGCCAGGGTGCTCTACGACAAGCAGAAGGCGGACGAGCAGCTCGAGGCCTACGACAAAACCCAG TGGTACAAAGTGGACAGCACAAAACTGCGAGAGGACTTGGTTCGTTTATGGCTTCCCCTCGGATCAGGACCTCAACACGATCAGCCAGACAAAACCGCTGAAATTTTTCTAACGAAATCCGCTGAAAGATCAGAGTCCCTGCCACTGCAAGCATGGCATTCTCTGGCAAGATCAGCCTTGTCCTGGTTTATCAGTCGCACTTCCATAAATGG GTTGCTCGGTCGCGGGTCAATGCACGTCTTTTCCAGCGAGCAATTTCAAAAGCTGATGGAAGCGAGCGGATTTTCGGGCCCGTGGCACTCATTGGTGGACTTGGGGGCGGGAGACGGTGCTACCACAGCTCACGTGGCTCACCTTTTCGAAAAGGTTTACGCTACAGACATATCTGCGCCCATGAGATGGGCCCTGGCCAAAAAGAAGTTTAC GGTGCTGGATGTAGAAAAATGGTACGAAAGCGGTCCTTTCAACGTCATACTCTGTCTAAACCTACTAGACCGATGCGATCGTCCTAACACTTTACTGAGACGTCTGAAGACGTCCCTAAGTCCTGGAGGTCGTCTCGTGGTGGCACTAGTCCTTCCTTTTAGCCCATACGTGGAAGTCGGTGAAAGGGGAAATCACAAGCCATCAGAATACTTGCCAGTGAAAGGAAACGGTTTAGAGGGCCAAATCGCCAGTCTCGTCGACAGAGTTTTCGCACCGATGGGCCTGAAATGTCTTGCATGGAGCAAGCTGCCTTACCTCTGCGAAGGTGATCTGGGCCAAGCATATTACTTTCTCGACGACGTAGTTTTCGTCCTAGAGGCACAACCT GATACCTCACGATATTTCGCTTCCGAATGGACGAACGCCGATTCTGAGCCATGGATGAAAGAACAGGATGACACGCACAAACATTGGAATTGTAACACAG CTTGA